A stretch of Metabacillus sp. FJAT-52054 DNA encodes these proteins:
- a CDS encoding SRPBCC domain-containing protein, which produces MSLPDIIQTVTLKAPINKVWETVSTSEGIAKWFMPNSFEPEEGFEFHIQSPFGPSPCRVLEIDPPVKLSFSWDTDGWIVSFLLKDLGDSTEFTLIHSGWKKPDDLLTKANEKSSIVRDRMSRGWNGIVQERLKKAVEGE; this is translated from the coding sequence ATGAGCCTACCGGATATTATCCAAACTGTAACCCTTAAAGCACCCATTAATAAGGTTTGGGAAACGGTGTCCACTTCAGAAGGGATTGCAAAATGGTTTATGCCCAACAGCTTCGAGCCAGAGGAAGGATTCGAATTTCATATACAGTCTCCATTCGGTCCCTCTCCTTGCAGAGTTCTGGAAATTGATCCACCTGTAAAACTTTCTTTTTCCTGGGATACGGACGGCTGGATTGTTTCATTCCTGCTGAAGGATTTAGGAGATTCAACAGAGTTTACGCTCATTCACAGCGGATGGAAAAAGCCGGATGACCTCCTGACAAAAGCTAACGAAAAAAGCTCCATTGTTCGGGACCGTATGAGCCGCGGCTGGAATGGAATTGTTCAGGAGCGCCTGAAAAAGGCTGTTGAAGGTGAATGA
- a CDS encoding D-2-hydroxyacid dehydrogenase, translated as MGKRKMIIGQNLADSYIQQLQDAIPDWKLIVGRDSSIWEQDIGEAEIIAGWRKGMEEHLPHAAGLKWIQSWSAGVNDMPLETLKEKSIALTSANGVHAYPIAETIFAMMLGLTRNIHAYVRNQQAKTWHHANLKLEIHNKTVGILGIGAIGKETAKIAKAFNMKVLGLRHSGKDADYVDEMYTPDQLNDMLPECDYVVVTLPLTKDTHKMIGKEQFSLMKNSAFFINIGRGDIVEEKDMIAALQSGEIAGAGLDVFENEPLENSSPLWDMENVIVTPHTAGSTEYYDERVIGEILIPNLKRYLDGEQPDVNRVDFDKGY; from the coding sequence ATGGGGAAACGAAAAATGATTATAGGGCAAAATCTGGCTGATTCGTACATACAGCAGCTGCAGGATGCCATTCCGGACTGGAAACTGATTGTCGGAAGGGACTCATCGATTTGGGAGCAGGACATCGGCGAAGCAGAAATCATCGCCGGCTGGAGAAAGGGAATGGAAGAACACCTTCCACATGCAGCCGGACTTAAATGGATTCAATCATGGAGTGCAGGCGTTAACGATATGCCGCTTGAAACACTTAAGGAAAAATCGATTGCATTGACAAGTGCAAACGGGGTGCACGCCTACCCGATTGCCGAAACCATTTTCGCGATGATGCTCGGTCTCACCCGGAATATCCATGCTTACGTCCGCAATCAGCAAGCCAAAACGTGGCACCATGCAAACCTCAAACTTGAGATCCATAATAAAACAGTTGGAATATTAGGGATTGGTGCGATTGGAAAAGAAACAGCAAAAATCGCGAAAGCCTTTAATATGAAGGTTCTGGGATTGAGGCATTCCGGCAAGGATGCGGATTATGTGGACGAAATGTACACACCGGATCAGCTGAATGACATGCTGCCGGAATGCGATTATGTTGTCGTCACCCTCCCGCTCACAAAAGATACACACAAGATGATTGGAAAAGAACAATTCTCCCTAATGAAGAATTCCGCATTCTTCATCAACATCGGCCGCGGTGATATTGTGGAAGAAAAAGACATGATCGCAGCTCTTCAATCCGGCGAAATTGCCGGTGCGGGTCTCGATGTATTTGAAAATGAGCCGCTTGAAAACAGCAGTCCTCTGTGGGACATGGAAAATGTGATTGTGACTCCTCATACAGCCGGCTCCACGGAATATTATGATGAACGGGTCATCGGAGAGATTCTGATTCCGAATCTGAAAAGATATTTGGATGGAGAACAGCCGGATGTGAACCGGGTGGATTTTGATAAAGGTTATTAA
- a CDS encoding FAD-dependent oxidoreductase: protein MFGLDLNGLTGEVVTRKNAEYEEARQEWNRAIQKFPLVIVYASSVQDVSNAVRWAVKHRIDLRIRSGSHHYEGYSTGNHVLVLDVSRLSSIKLDATANTLTAGGGVKNEQIYEFAGKRGYPFPGGTCPTVGVSGYVLGGGWGYSSRYFGLGCDSLIGLELINAEGDLIKASKRENKDLFWACKGAGGGNFGVVVSMTFRLPPKIRTVTLVQLYRPDASPAIMEQFLLTWQKWLPRADRKITISTTLYDSAAEGMAIFGRGFYYGAADEAKRILSPFAKISGMELSAEEKPFLEAVREVEKSYPSSEKFKSTGRFVFKTYTSDEIRTLVELIQNKPPGSIFAGLTVYALGGKVQEVKPNETAFYYRNARYIAGIQSVWEEDRYASVNQRWVVQRFRILESLTEGSFVNFPISELPNYETAYYGANAERLREVNDRYDPSRVFQFPQAIR, encoded by the coding sequence ATGTTTGGACTGGATTTGAATGGGTTAACCGGAGAAGTCGTTACAAGGAAAAATGCGGAATATGAAGAGGCACGGCAGGAATGGAACCGGGCCATTCAAAAATTCCCGCTTGTCATCGTGTACGCATCATCCGTTCAGGATGTCTCCAATGCCGTCAGATGGGCCGTTAAGCACCGGATTGATCTGCGAATCCGGTCAGGAAGCCACCATTATGAGGGATATTCCACAGGCAATCATGTGCTCGTTCTGGATGTCAGCCGGTTGAGTTCCATTAAATTGGATGCAACAGCCAACACCCTTACTGCTGGCGGAGGCGTGAAAAATGAACAAATTTACGAGTTTGCCGGTAAAAGGGGCTATCCTTTTCCAGGGGGCACCTGTCCGACCGTCGGAGTGAGCGGATATGTCCTTGGCGGCGGCTGGGGATACTCGAGCCGCTATTTCGGACTTGGCTGCGACAGTTTGATTGGGCTTGAGCTGATTAACGCTGAAGGAGATCTCATAAAAGCAAGTAAAAGAGAAAACAAAGACCTTTTCTGGGCTTGCAAAGGAGCCGGCGGCGGCAACTTCGGAGTCGTCGTTTCCATGACGTTCCGATTGCCTCCCAAAATCCGTACAGTCACGCTTGTCCAGCTTTACCGCCCTGATGCCTCCCCCGCAATCATGGAACAGTTTCTACTCACATGGCAAAAATGGCTGCCGCGGGCTGACCGGAAAATCACGATCAGCACCACATTGTATGACTCTGCCGCAGAAGGAATGGCCATTTTCGGCCGGGGATTTTACTATGGTGCGGCCGATGAAGCGAAAAGAATCCTTAGCCCATTTGCAAAGATCAGCGGGATGGAACTTTCCGCTGAAGAGAAGCCCTTTTTAGAGGCGGTCAGAGAGGTGGAGAAATCCTATCCGTCCTCTGAAAAATTCAAATCAACCGGCCGGTTCGTTTTTAAAACCTATACGTCTGATGAAATCAGAACTCTTGTGGAATTGATCCAAAACAAGCCTCCCGGTTCAATTTTTGCGGGACTGACGGTTTATGCCCTTGGCGGAAAGGTGCAGGAGGTAAAACCAAATGAAACGGCCTTTTATTACCGAAATGCCCGCTATATCGCAGGCATTCAGTCCGTTTGGGAGGAAGACAGATATGCTTCCGTCAACCAGCGGTGGGTCGTCCAGCGCTTCCGGATTCTTGAGTCGCTCACAGAAGGTTCGTTTGTCAATTTTCCGATAAGTGAACTGCCAAACTATGAAACGGCCTATTATGGTGCCAATGCAGAGAGGCTCAGGGAAGTAAATGACCGTTATGATCCGTCTCGAGTATTTCAATTCCCGCAGGCAATCAGGTAA
- a CDS encoding TerC family protein, with protein sequence MDAGLLLEYGWVLLILIGLEGILAADNALVIATMVKHLPEEKRKKALFYGLAGAFIFRFGSLFIISYLVDIWQVQAIGALYLLGIAFYHILKKHVLKPKVKENAKPEKEGSGFWMTVIKVEVADIAFAVDAILAAVALAVTLPETSLPNIGGLDGGHFAVILTGGIIGLVIMRFAASYFVVLLEKRPGLETAAFAIVAWVGVKLAVYALSHPQLAIISEGFGKSVTWKVIFWSVLILIAVVGWFLSKPKGEVEAGR encoded by the coding sequence TTGGACGCTGGATTATTGCTGGAATATGGATGGGTTCTGCTCATCCTGATCGGGTTGGAAGGAATCCTTGCTGCGGATAATGCTCTTGTTATTGCGACGATGGTTAAACATCTTCCTGAAGAAAAGCGGAAAAAAGCATTATTTTACGGTTTGGCCGGGGCTTTTATTTTCCGCTTTGGATCGCTATTTATTATTTCCTATCTGGTAGATATTTGGCAGGTGCAGGCAATCGGAGCCCTGTATTTATTGGGAATTGCGTTTTACCATATCCTGAAGAAGCATGTCCTGAAGCCTAAGGTGAAGGAAAATGCCAAGCCGGAAAAAGAGGGATCCGGCTTCTGGATGACGGTCATCAAGGTTGAGGTAGCGGATATCGCATTTGCGGTAGACGCCATTCTTGCAGCGGTTGCGCTCGCAGTAACCTTACCGGAAACGAGCCTTCCTAATATCGGAGGACTTGACGGGGGCCACTTCGCGGTCATCCTCACTGGCGGAATTATCGGGCTGGTCATCATGAGATTCGCGGCCAGCTACTTTGTCGTCTTGCTTGAGAAGAGACCGGGTCTTGAAACGGCTGCGTTTGCAATCGTTGCCTGGGTAGGGGTAAAGCTTGCTGTATACGCCCTTTCTCATCCGCAGCTGGCCATTATTTCTGAAGGATTTGGGAAAAGTGTCACGTGGAAAGTGATTTTCTGGTCTGTTTTGATTTTGATTGCTGTCGTAGGCTGGTTTTTATCCAAGCCAAAAGGTGAAGTGGAAGCAGGGAGATAG
- the rbsK gene encoding ribokinase yields MATITVIGSSSMDLVVTAAKRPEAGETILGEDFKSVPGGKGANQAVAAARLGADVYMVGCVGDDPYGEAIVSNLHKNGVRTDYVKSVSDTSSGTAHIILAEGDNSIIVVQGANKLVTPALVDDALPVIRESSMVLIQQEIPEDTVEHVSELCRQYRIPLLLNPAPARNAAESILANASYLTPNETEARLIFGETSIKQALEDNPNKLLVTEGKNGVRYHDGKKETVIPSFKVEALDTTGAGDTFNAAFAVALSEGKSLPESIRFANKAASISVTKFGAQGGMPSRDEVERELLDEETRNS; encoded by the coding sequence ATGGCCACCATCACAGTAATAGGAAGTTCTTCTATGGACCTTGTTGTCACAGCAGCAAAGCGTCCGGAAGCAGGAGAAACGATTCTGGGGGAGGATTTTAAAAGCGTCCCTGGAGGAAAAGGGGCGAACCAGGCGGTAGCGGCGGCGCGATTGGGAGCAGATGTATACATGGTAGGATGTGTGGGAGATGATCCGTATGGGGAAGCGATTGTAAGCAACTTACATAAGAACGGGGTTCGTACCGATTATGTGAAATCCGTTAGTGATACGTCCAGCGGTACGGCCCATATCATTCTGGCGGAAGGTGACAACAGCATCATTGTTGTCCAAGGTGCCAATAAACTTGTGACACCTGCCCTTGTTGATGATGCGCTTCCAGTCATCCGCGAATCTTCGATGGTTCTGATTCAGCAGGAAATTCCGGAAGACACAGTGGAGCATGTAAGCGAGCTTTGCCGGCAGTATCGCATTCCTCTTCTTTTGAACCCGGCACCAGCGAGAAATGCGGCAGAAAGCATATTGGCTAATGCATCTTACCTGACACCAAACGAAACAGAAGCAAGGCTGATCTTTGGCGAAACCTCCATTAAGCAAGCACTTGAAGATAATCCGAATAAGCTGCTTGTGACGGAAGGAAAAAACGGTGTCCGCTATCATGACGGGAAAAAAGAAACCGTCATTCCCTCATTTAAGGTTGAAGCATTGGATACGACAGGTGCAGGCGATACCTTTAATGCAGCATTCGCGGTAGCTCTATCAGAAGGAAAAAGCCTCCCAGAAAGTATCCGTTTCGCCAACAAAGCAGCCTCGATTTCAGTGACGAAATTCGGTGCGCAGGGCGGGATGCCATCAAGAGATGAGGTCGAACGAGAGCTTCTGGATGAGGAAACACGAAATTCTTAA
- a CDS encoding ion channel, translated as MFPRIHMHKTWTGFLLFAVIYLVSIILFAAIYLGLELSGAGHLKEHYLDEKGLTLYALILKCLYFSLVTNLSVGFGDITPFELSRLFASIQAFIGYLLPVALVINLFPNEVKEKLKEEEKKHGEGN; from the coding sequence TTGTTTCCACGTATCCATATGCACAAAACCTGGACAGGGTTTCTCCTGTTTGCGGTTATCTACTTAGTTTCCATTATCCTTTTTGCGGCAATATACTTAGGCTTGGAATTAAGCGGGGCTGGTCATCTGAAGGAACACTACTTGGACGAAAAAGGTTTGACTCTTTACGCTCTTATTTTAAAATGCCTGTATTTCAGCCTCGTCACCAATTTATCAGTCGGATTCGGAGATATTACACCGTTTGAATTATCCAGATTGTTTGCATCGATCCAGGCTTTTATCGGTTATTTATTGCCTGTTGCCCTGGTAATCAATTTATTTCCGAATGAAGTGAAGGAGAAGCTTAAGGAAGAAGAGAAAAAGCATGGGGAAGGAAATTGA
- a CDS encoding DUF3986 family protein, which translates to MLYDDRYHLHLGYYKNGFDLEAIAYKRQSQEIWDIFFDFEQYDLKNPVQDSELSFEHFGTRIFSVEMKELDYDYGAKQFEQWLYSQKIVPN; encoded by the coding sequence GTGTTATATGACGATAGATACCATCTTCACTTAGGTTATTACAAAAATGGTTTTGATTTAGAAGCAATTGCTTATAAAAGGCAGTCACAAGAAATCTGGGACATCTTCTTTGATTTTGAACAATACGATTTAAAAAACCCCGTTCAAGATAGCGAATTATCGTTCGAACACTTCGGCACTAGAATTTTTTCAGTTGAAATGAAGGAACTTGATTATGATTACGGTGCAAAGCAATTTGAACAGTGGTTATACAGCCAAAAAATAGTTCCAAATTAA
- a CDS encoding DUF2269 family protein, translating into MSIYGIIVLIHVIAAVCGLGATFALPILMNRPKTAAQAHFAIHVNAGIEKLAKIGSITLLVTGLVLGILNPDLFTKIWFIASLIIYVAVQPIAAGILPKRIAEQKAILDGHTGEDLPESYHQIGKSMAPYNGFLHSAAIILIALMVLKPF; encoded by the coding sequence ATGAGCATTTATGGAATCATTGTTCTTATTCATGTAATTGCCGCCGTGTGCGGACTCGGGGCTACCTTCGCCCTTCCAATTCTGATGAACAGGCCTAAGACAGCTGCACAAGCACATTTTGCCATTCATGTGAATGCAGGAATTGAAAAACTCGCCAAAATCGGAAGCATCACCCTTCTTGTCACTGGATTAGTACTCGGCATCCTCAATCCCGATCTATTCACTAAAATATGGTTCATTGCCTCTCTCATTATTTATGTAGCCGTGCAGCCAATTGCTGCCGGTATTCTTCCAAAGCGGATTGCCGAGCAAAAAGCCATTCTTGATGGCCATACGGGTGAAGATCTGCCGGAATCCTATCATCAAATCGGGAAAAGCATGGCCCCTTATAATGGATTTCTTCACTCCGCTGCCATCATCTTAATCGCACTGATGGTGCTGAAGCCGTTTTAA
- a CDS encoding DoxX family protein, with translation MGTVAFILQILLGLAFLFFGFNKFGSKMNEEFTRYGYPQWFKIVTGIVELVSGAFLLAGYWNDQLTAWGSLLATLTMLGAVVTHLKVKDAGSKYTVPVVLLLLSALLLYLNSGNL, from the coding sequence ATGGGTACAGTTGCCTTTATTCTTCAAATTTTATTAGGTTTAGCGTTCCTTTTCTTCGGCTTTAACAAATTTGGTTCAAAGATGAACGAGGAGTTTACCCGCTACGGCTATCCGCAATGGTTCAAAATTGTAACTGGGATTGTCGAGCTTGTGAGCGGGGCTTTTCTGCTCGCGGGTTACTGGAACGATCAGCTGACGGCATGGGGCTCGCTGCTTGCGACATTAACGATGCTCGGAGCGGTTGTGACCCACTTGAAAGTAAAGGATGCGGGATCGAAGTATACAGTGCCGGTTGTGCTCCTGCTGCTTTCAGCTCTTCTTCTGTATTTGAACAGCGGTAATCTTTAA
- a CDS encoding carbohydrate kinase, whose translation MKKVYCIGETLIDFIPLQKNKALKEVGGFEKAAGGAPMNAAIAVAKYGGQSVMLTKMANDHFGDFLMDVMCANGVDVSHIVRTDEGETGLAFVSVDKDGERSFTFYRKNAADLLLEPEEVAGVQFQEGDFLHFCSVDLVESPIKQTHLNVIEAIRKANGTVCFDLNVRIPLWPDEASCRETILDFVPLADLIKVSSEELEFVTAIPDENKAIQSLLCGHVKAVVYTKGGDGAAIYLKEGQVFKDPGFKVTVEDTTGAGDAFIGGLLSELLSLEAKPDSLIQTLQTHHEQLLTFSNASGALAASVKGAIEAAPGREKVMKFIEAQRPAAGHFK comes from the coding sequence ATGAAAAAAGTGTACTGTATCGGCGAAACACTGATTGATTTTATCCCTCTTCAAAAAAACAAAGCGTTAAAAGAAGTCGGAGGCTTTGAAAAAGCAGCCGGCGGTGCGCCGATGAATGCTGCCATAGCGGTTGCGAAATACGGCGGGCAATCCGTAATGCTGACCAAAATGGCGAATGACCATTTCGGCGATTTCCTGATGGATGTGATGTGTGCCAACGGAGTCGACGTCTCCCATATTGTTAGGACCGACGAAGGGGAGACCGGTCTTGCCTTCGTATCCGTCGACAAGGACGGGGAACGAAGCTTTACTTTTTACCGGAAAAATGCGGCGGATTTGCTGCTGGAGCCTGAAGAGGTTGCCGGCGTTCAGTTTCAGGAGGGCGACTTTCTGCACTTCTGTTCCGTTGATTTGGTGGAAAGTCCAATTAAGCAGACCCATTTGAACGTGATCGAAGCTATTCGAAAGGCAAACGGCACCGTCTGCTTTGACTTGAATGTCCGAATCCCGCTCTGGCCTGACGAAGCAAGCTGCCGGGAAACGATTCTGGATTTTGTTCCTCTCGCAGATCTTATTAAAGTATCGAGTGAAGAGCTAGAATTTGTCACGGCGATTCCGGATGAAAACAAAGCCATTCAATCCCTGCTCTGCGGCCACGTCAAAGCCGTCGTCTATACAAAAGGAGGCGATGGAGCGGCAATCTATTTAAAAGAGGGCCAGGTTTTCAAAGATCCAGGCTTTAAAGTAACCGTCGAAGACACGACCGGTGCGGGAGATGCGTTTATCGGCGGATTGTTAAGCGAGTTGCTGAGCCTTGAGGCAAAACCGGACAGTCTCATTCAAACGCTGCAAACCCATCATGAACAGCTGCTTACTTTTTCCAATGCAAGCGGAGCACTTGCCGCATCTGTCAAAGGAGCCATTGAAGCGGCACCTGGCAGGGAGAAGGTAATGAAATTTATCGAAGCTCAGCGGCCAGCGGCAGGCCATTTTAAATGA
- a CDS encoding VOC family protein, with the protein MKLDHTGIAVRRIDEAIDFYTEFLGGKLVERYTSEKPGVETHIAVIHLDNQVIELLEPTSKTSPIDRFIRQKGKGVHHLAYEVDDLDKAIEEYEARGMTFLKDTYRTNPFGRRLIYMNPAHTHGQIIELCDYKG; encoded by the coding sequence TTGAAACTTGATCATACCGGGATTGCCGTTAGAAGAATAGATGAAGCGATTGATTTTTACACTGAATTCCTCGGGGGCAAACTCGTCGAACGATATACAAGCGAAAAACCTGGGGTGGAAACCCACATTGCGGTCATCCACCTCGATAACCAGGTCATCGAACTTCTCGAACCGACCAGCAAAACCTCGCCCATCGACCGGTTTATCAGACAGAAGGGAAAGGGTGTCCATCATTTGGCGTACGAAGTAGACGATTTGGATAAAGCCATCGAAGAATATGAAGCACGCGGAATGACTTTTTTAAAGGATACATACCGAACCAATCCGTTCGGAAGAAGACTCATATATATGAATCCCGCCCACACACACGGACAGATTATCGAACTTTGTGATTATAAAGGATAA
- a CDS encoding DUF5082 family protein codes for MDLWGALNSAQSYISGGIEGLEEKIRKLQKANSDLSKEQDQGQREIKIIQQPDLANEWKGPRANDFDQSREAAYKDMESVFSKDYDEYQEKISSEIQRLQSQLNDLKMAMAFASSIEDGLKAVDDTLESAQKKLASIGNDIESLTKKVFS; via the coding sequence ATGGATTTATGGGGAGCGCTCAATAGCGCCCAATCGTACATCAGCGGCGGAATTGAAGGCTTAGAGGAGAAAATCAGAAAGCTTCAAAAAGCAAACAGTGACCTTTCCAAAGAGCAGGATCAGGGGCAAAGGGAGATTAAGATCATCCAGCAGCCGGATCTTGCCAATGAGTGGAAGGGTCCGCGTGCGAACGATTTTGATCAGTCACGTGAAGCGGCCTATAAGGACATGGAGAGTGTCTTCAGCAAGGATTACGATGAATATCAAGAAAAAATCAGCAGTGAAATACAGAGATTGCAAAGTCAGCTGAATGATTTAAAGATGGCGATGGCCTTTGCGTCTTCGATTGAAGATGGTCTAAAAGCCGTTGATGACACGCTTGAAAGTGCCCAAAAGAAATTGGCTTCAATCGGAAATGATATTGAAAGCCTGACGAAGAAGGTGTTCTCATGA
- a CDS encoding YwqI/YxiC family protein, translating to MTDIKLDHAEVMNQLADMKKALCEIKIDPPSAESLGENELKFTKLWLEKEEQIHKFAGEYVKAVLKNIEDTEDNVNYLREQDEAITMK from the coding sequence ATGACGGACATTAAGCTTGACCATGCTGAGGTTATGAACCAGCTGGCTGATATGAAAAAAGCGCTGTGCGAAATCAAAATCGATCCTCCTTCCGCTGAGTCCCTTGGAGAAAATGAACTTAAGTTTACGAAGCTGTGGCTTGAAAAAGAGGAGCAAATCCATAAGTTCGCCGGTGAATACGTAAAAGCGGTCCTGAAAAATATTGAAGACACCGAAGACAACGTGAATTATTTGAGAGAGCAGGATGAAGCGATCACAATGAAATAA
- a CDS encoding T7SS effector LXG polymorphic toxin yields the protein MTKIYESDSLATAIEARTKEYRDLEDKLIALEKTFQALVDNTEFKGKGADNIKSFYQAQIDLVTDWKKFIQAVTDFYSDVPKWAEDYNLAESTKVAVPFLKEGLETGSKNSKTMVETQHSDLEGILKTIHDLISLTAFSTESFDTNMKKADTKRSETVTAVENLDTSYEETYTAQSSTIGVVQQGYMAIMNATAKSGSVQPMNFNVKTYQADPIHVVRKNVQESIEAYQKQQEEAQKIRDQIAAEKARIEAEKARIEAEKNKPWYEKTWDGVKTFAGEFSGYYDSVRATTGVDPVTGRKLSNAERVAAGAMAAAGFIPVVGWAGRAIKGGSAIVKTAKGMNAANHMLDAYKSTKAMDILNKTEKGIYGLYTANSAWEFGSGRDMFGNKLTEEQRQNALWNGLTMGLVGGGAHIIDKGGLQKLGSKFPYSTNYVKDKLANANNTLRQIGSRVGSRTEDAFRSMRNGAGNIGTRVKDAVDQVKKRVLDIEVPTPRVYSTAGGPGMPIVDWEKQRLGDMIQRMDGGVREVTQGSSPLKTSKTVITREMEEKILEGKRKVPKNDVIGGHSPIINNDNIKYAVEVLSTNSDGTKNIVFTKQFPDGNISKLKRSTLFPDSWSEQQIISSIADVGDTPAIASRLRDMATWHRTKVEGVEIDVIKVGENVTSGYPTGKINAPRPSGF from the coding sequence ATGACCAAAATTTATGAATCAGACTCGTTAGCCACGGCCATTGAAGCACGGACAAAGGAGTATAGAGACCTCGAGGATAAGCTGATTGCCCTGGAAAAAACGTTTCAAGCACTTGTCGATAATACCGAATTTAAGGGCAAAGGCGCCGACAACATTAAAAGTTTTTACCAGGCCCAAATCGACCTGGTCACGGACTGGAAAAAATTTATCCAGGCCGTTACTGATTTTTACAGCGACGTTCCGAAATGGGCAGAGGATTACAACCTTGCCGAATCCACTAAAGTTGCCGTTCCCTTTCTTAAGGAAGGACTCGAAACAGGTTCGAAAAACAGTAAAACGATGGTCGAAACGCAGCACAGCGATCTCGAGGGGATTTTAAAAACCATTCATGATCTGATTTCCCTCACCGCTTTCTCCACAGAATCCTTCGACACCAACATGAAAAAAGCGGACACGAAAAGAAGTGAAACGGTTACGGCTGTAGAGAATCTTGATACCTCCTATGAGGAAACCTACACGGCTCAGTCCAGTACGATCGGAGTCGTCCAGCAAGGCTATATGGCCATCATGAACGCAACCGCCAAAAGCGGTTCAGTCCAGCCCATGAATTTCAACGTCAAAACCTATCAGGCCGACCCCATCCACGTGGTCCGGAAAAACGTACAGGAATCCATCGAAGCCTACCAAAAGCAGCAAGAGGAAGCCCAGAAAATCCGCGACCAAATTGCCGCGGAAAAAGCGAGAATTGAAGCAGAAAAGGCCCGCATCGAAGCCGAAAAGAACAAACCGTGGTACGAAAAAACATGGGACGGCGTCAAAACATTTGCCGGGGAATTCAGCGGATACTATGACTCCGTCCGGGCAACCACAGGCGTCGATCCCGTCACCGGACGCAAGCTATCCAACGCCGAACGCGTAGCCGCAGGCGCCATGGCAGCCGCAGGCTTTATCCCCGTCGTCGGCTGGGCAGGCCGCGCCATCAAAGGCGGAAGTGCCATCGTCAAAACCGCCAAAGGCATGAACGCCGCCAACCATATGCTCGACGCCTACAAAAGCACAAAAGCCATGGACATACTAAACAAAACCGAAAAAGGAATCTACGGCCTCTACACCGCAAACAGCGCCTGGGAATTCGGAAGCGGCCGGGATATGTTTGGGAACAAGCTGACGGAGGAGCAGAGGCAGAATGCGCTTTGGAATGGGTTGACGATGGGGCTTGTTGGGGGTGGAGCTCATATTATTGATAAGGGCGGACTCCAAAAGCTCGGCAGCAAATTCCCATACAGCACGAACTATGTGAAGGACAAACTCGCCAACGCCAACAACACCCTAAGGCAGATCGGCAGCCGGGTAGGATCTAGAACAGAGGATGCCTTCCGCAGTATGCGAAACGGCGCTGGCAACATCGGGACCAGAGTTAAGGACGCTGTGGATCAGGTTAAAAAGAGAGTGCTGGATATAGAAGTTCCAACACCTCGTGTATATAGCACAGCAGGCGGTCCAGGTATGCCAATCGTTGATTGGGAGAAGCAGCGCCTTGGGGATATGATTCAGAGGATGGATGGCGGGGTTAGAGAGGTCACTCAAGGTAGCTCTCCTTTAAAGACATCTAAAACAGTTATTACTCGAGAAATGGAAGAGAAAATATTGGAGGGTAAAAGAAAAGTCCCGAAAAATGATGTAATTGGTGGCCACTCTCCTATAATAAATAATGACAATATTAAGTATGCAGTAGAAGTGCTTTCTACCAATAGCGATGGAACAAAGAATATTGTATTTACGAAGCAATTTCCTGATGGTAACATATCTAAGTTAAAAAGAAGTACGTTGTTCCCAGATTCTTGGAGTGAGCAGCAAATAATTAGCAGTATAGCTGATGTTGGGGATACACCTGCTATAGCGTCTAGATTAAGGGACATGGCAACTTGGCATAGGACGAAGGTTGAGGGTGTGGAAATTGATGTGATTAAAGTAGGGGAAAATGTGACAAGTGGTTATCCTACAGGGAAAATAAATGCCCCTCGTCCGTCAGGATTTTAA
- a CDS encoding deaminase domain-containing protein gives MLNDVASQLGNNTEARGRIKLFTELDTCNSCSQVIAEFSNKYKNIEIEVIHNNGERLKPN, from the coding sequence ATATTAAATGATGTTGCTTCTCAGCTCGGAAATAATACTGAGGCGAGAGGAAGAATTAAGTTATTTACAGAACTAGATACATGTAATAGTTGCAGCCAAGTAATAGCGGAGTTTTCAAACAAATATAAAAATATTGAAATAGAGGTTATTCATAATAACGGAGAAAGATTAAAACCAAATTAA